From Xylanibacter oryzae DSM 17970, a single genomic window includes:
- a CDS encoding SusC/RagA family TonB-linked outer membrane protein: MKNKHILLLLLLLIVSMGKGFAQETLKAAGMIMDEKGEPLIGATISVKNKPTHAAITDMDGHFSLIGITPNSTIVISYIGYDKQEIPISKNNERMRIALKQSSGMMDEVVVTSSGKIQKKINVTGAITSVDVNELKVPGTSISNMLGGRVPGIISVNRSGEPGSDFSEFWVRGISTFGAGQGALVLIDGIEGDINTLDPEDIESFSILKDASSTAVYGVRGANGVILVSTKKGKAGKLNLQVKANAGLSYSPRMPEYVNAATYASLANEASVSRGGIPIYSDVDLSLFANHEDPDLHPDVNWRDVILRDYTWNRQYFLSASGGGQVARYYISAGYMKKDAIFKQDKSAHMYNTNVDYNKFNFRANVDVNVTPTTKLSLNEESVIVTQNFPGYGDNSQLLWEAQSNLTPVTVPLMYTTGEAPGYGTDKSTVSPYVLLNMTGYKTRFQNNNKITMQLDQDLKVITPGLSFTGLVNIDTNSSLLQSREKSPAIYYANGRKRDGTLDLEKMTEYKDPTYSSETYTDRKYYFEFRINYDRVFNKVHRVGGLINGYWSDYISSSYNQLLTAIPKRYNSYASRFTYAYNDTYMAEVNVGYSGSEAFEKGQKYGWFPAFSLGWAPTQYNWYRDHKFFVNYLKFRASYGIVGNDRLTSDNSVRFPYLTLIGQTGSGIWNNGNGVTETQVGSNNLRWEKAIKYNFGIDARFFNERFDMTVDFYKDVRSGIYQQRQSIPEEMGLVTLPWANVGKMKSWGIDGHISYTQPLGNNDKYLVLRANLTQSKNEIINFEEDIKKYPYQSARGYQSGINRGLISLGLFKDQNDINNSPHQEFGSYLPGDIKYKDVNGDGVVNWDDMVPLKYSYVPQIQYGFATEFNWKNFNISVLFEGVSRVTYFRGDNMYQPFSKGKVGNVITDFADPANRWISRDVSGDPATENPNAKYPRLSYNGNSNNSMSSTFWLADGSYLRLKNVQLSYTFRNKCLRTCGINRAVLSLIGDNLAIFSKEKLLDPAQAGSNGTAYPNQRVYTLQLNVSF, translated from the coding sequence ATGAAAAATAAACATATATTACTGCTTCTTTTGCTATTGATTGTCTCTATGGGCAAAGGATTTGCTCAAGAAACATTAAAAGCAGCAGGAATGATTATGGATGAAAAAGGAGAACCTCTAATTGGGGCAACTATCTCCGTAAAAAATAAGCCAACGCATGCTGCAATCACCGACATGGATGGTCATTTCAGTTTGATTGGTATTACGCCAAATAGTACTATTGTTATATCTTATATAGGATATGACAAACAAGAAATCCCAATTAGCAAGAACAATGAAAGGATGAGAATTGCCTTAAAACAAAGTTCTGGAATGATGGACGAAGTTGTGGTAACATCATCAGGAAAAATACAGAAAAAGATTAATGTTACAGGTGCGATAACGTCTGTAGACGTTAACGAGCTGAAAGTTCCCGGAACTTCGATTTCTAATATGCTTGGTGGTCGTGTTCCAGGTATTATATCTGTAAACCGCAGTGGAGAACCCGGTAGCGATTTCTCTGAATTCTGGGTTCGTGGTATTAGCACATTTGGAGCCGGACAAGGTGCGTTAGTATTAATTGATGGTATTGAAGGTGATATTAATACTCTTGATCCTGAAGATATTGAAAGTTTCTCTATTCTCAAGGATGCCTCATCAACAGCCGTTTATGGTGTACGTGGAGCCAATGGCGTTATTTTAGTAAGTACAAAAAAAGGTAAAGCCGGAAAGTTGAACTTGCAAGTTAAAGCCAATGCCGGTCTGTCATACTCTCCAAGAATGCCCGAATATGTAAATGCTGCAACTTATGCATCATTGGCTAATGAAGCATCTGTATCACGTGGAGGTATTCCTATATATTCTGATGTAGACCTTTCTCTCTTTGCTAATCATGAAGATCCTGATCTACATCCTGATGTAAATTGGCGTGATGTTATACTCAGAGACTATACTTGGAATCGTCAGTATTTTCTAAGTGCATCAGGTGGTGGTCAAGTAGCTCGTTATTATATTTCTGCCGGTTACATGAAGAAGGATGCTATTTTCAAACAGGACAAGAGTGCTCATATGTACAACACTAATGTTGATTATAACAAATTTAATTTCCGTGCTAATGTAGATGTGAACGTTACTCCTACTACAAAACTATCATTGAATGAGGAGAGTGTAATCGTAACACAAAATTTCCCTGGTTATGGTGACAACAGTCAGTTACTTTGGGAAGCTCAGTCTAATCTGACACCTGTTACAGTTCCTTTAATGTATACAACAGGAGAGGCTCCTGGTTATGGAACAGATAAATCTACTGTCAGTCCTTATGTTCTATTAAATATGACCGGTTATAAAACAAGATTTCAAAACAACAACAAAATAACAATGCAACTGGATCAGGACTTAAAAGTTATTACTCCAGGACTTTCATTTACAGGATTGGTAAATATTGACACTAACAGTTCTTTATTACAGTCTCGCGAGAAATCTCCAGCTATTTATTATGCCAACGGTCGTAAACGAGATGGAACTCTTGACCTTGAAAAGATGACAGAGTATAAAGATCCTACATATAGTAGCGAGACATATACTGACAGAAAATACTATTTTGAATTCCGAATAAATTATGATCGTGTCTTTAATAAAGTCCATCGTGTAGGCGGACTTATCAATGGATACTGGAGTGACTATATTTCATCAAGTTATAATCAGTTGCTTACTGCTATTCCAAAGAGATATAATAGTTATGCCAGCCGTTTTACATATGCATATAATGATACTTATATGGCAGAGGTAAATGTTGGTTATAGCGGTTCTGAGGCTTTTGAAAAAGGACAAAAATATGGTTGGTTTCCTGCTTTTTCTCTAGGATGGGCACCAACGCAGTATAATTGGTATCGCGACCATAAGTTTTTCGTAAATTATCTTAAATTCCGTGCATCTTATGGTATAGTAGGTAACGACCGTTTAACATCTGATAATTCTGTACGTTTCCCTTATCTTACATTGATCGGGCAGACGGGTTCTGGCATTTGGAACAATGGTAATGGTGTTACAGAAACTCAGGTCGGGTCGAACAACTTACGTTGGGAGAAAGCAATCAAATATAACTTTGGTATAGATGCACGATTCTTTAATGAGCGTTTTGACATGACAGTAGACTTCTATAAAGATGTTCGTTCCGGTATTTATCAACAACGTCAAAGTATTCCTGAAGAAATGGGATTGGTTACATTACCATGGGCAAACGTAGGAAAGATGAAGAGTTGGGGTATTGATGGACATATATCTTATACTCAGCCTTTAGGTAACAACGATAAGTATCTTGTTTTACGTGCAAACCTTACACAATCAAAGAATGAAATTATAAATTTTGAAGAAGATATAAAGAAATATCCTTACCAGTCTGCAAGAGGATACCAGAGTGGTATTAACCGTGGACTTATATCATTAGGATTATTCAAAGATCAGAACGACATAAACAATAGTCCTCACCAAGAGTTCGGTAGTTATCTACCCGGTGATATCAAATACAAGGATGTCAATGGTGATGGAGTTGTAAACTGGGATGATATGGTTCCATTGAAATACTCTTATGTACCACAGATCCAATATGGTTTCGCAACAGAATTCAACTGGAAGAACTTCAACATCAGCGTTCTTTTTGAGGGCGTAAGCAGAGTAACTTACTTCAGGGGTGATAATATGTACCAACCATTCTCAAAGGGCAAAGTCGGTAACGTTATTACGGATTTTGCAGATCCCGCAAATCGTTGGATTTCAAGAGATGTATCTGGCGATCCTGCAACAGAAAATCCAAATGCAAAATATCCAAGACTCTCATATAACGGCAATAGTAATAACAGCATGTCTTCTACATTCTGGCTGGCTGATGGCAGTTACCTTCGTCTAAAGAATGTCCAACTGTCATATACATTCAGAAACAAGTGTTTAAGAACATGCGGAATAAACAGGGCTGTTTTAAGTCTGATAGGTGATAATTTGGCAATATTCTCAAAAGAGAAACTGCTTGACCCTGCACAAGCCGGAAGTAATGGTACTGCATATCCAAATCAAAGAGTTTACACACTACAACTTAATGTTTCATTCTAA
- a CDS encoding RagB/SusD family nutrient uptake outer membrane protein, which yields MNIFDKNKIRTGFVGKIAIIVTAFVTILLSSSCEQYLDIEKYVYDQTTLDSIFLSRTRTEEYLNGAAALLYDESVQTGSEWGYTPALPSGLGSDEAIIPFVLPGNSILYDEVKETDSKFNPWPQCYQGIRKANIVLQNINKNTELTTMEKNDFMGRAYFLRAYFYFYLVRMYGPVVILPDIPFETDEDVSAASIERSTYDDCVTKICADFDKAASMLPIERIESQQYLPTRGAALALKARTELYAASPLVNGNSYYSDWKTSDGRNFINQTADNTKWGKAAASFKSVIDLNRYALNTVLKIDNSKGTGTLPLPSTVSSADFPDGAGNIDPYKSYKTLFDGTYQPYIMKEYIYYCPNGMAGNGDYRLINPDKLGGNATFSVTLDMIDQYRMADGRDFSQATETEKSGDAVGADKTFSSDYLLSAERAHRDDGREPRFYASIGFNACIWPTTSHRDGLSSGTRNYICDYYYGGSGSNLNDNNCRNRTGYTNRKYINQDDCIFWNGVLKAKTYPIIRYAEVLLGYVEALNEIEGSYKDETSNQIFTRDVNQIVKYFNMIRYRAGQPGITAADASDKDNMRKLIKHERLIEFAFEGQRYWDLRRWKDAYDAYNRPIRGLDVSARESQRTQFYTERIWNTEKCMKREFTNKMYFWPLDRNVLSKNGKLKQNPGW from the coding sequence ATGAATATTTTTGATAAAAATAAAATAAGAACTGGTTTCGTTGGCAAAATTGCCATAATAGTAACAGCATTTGTCACTATTTTATTGTCTAGTTCGTGTGAGCAATATCTAGACATTGAAAAATATGTATACGACCAGACCACACTAGATTCCATATTTCTTTCTCGTACTCGTACTGAAGAATATCTTAATGGTGCTGCTGCTCTATTATATGATGAATCAGTACAAACAGGTAGTGAATGGGGATACACCCCGGCTCTTCCTAGTGGACTAGGTTCTGATGAAGCTATAATTCCATTTGTACTTCCAGGTAATTCAATACTCTACGATGAAGTAAAAGAGACTGATTCTAAATTCAATCCATGGCCACAATGTTATCAAGGCATACGCAAAGCTAATATCGTATTGCAAAATATAAATAAGAATACGGAGCTTACTACGATGGAAAAAAATGATTTTATGGGCCGTGCTTATTTCCTTAGAGCTTATTTTTACTTTTATTTAGTAAGAATGTATGGCCCAGTAGTTATTTTACCGGATATTCCATTTGAAACTGACGAAGACGTATCTGCGGCTTCAATAGAGCGTTCTACGTATGATGATTGTGTAACAAAGATATGTGCAGACTTTGATAAAGCTGCCAGCATGTTGCCTATAGAGAGAATAGAGTCTCAACAATATCTGCCTACTAGAGGAGCTGCTTTGGCTCTCAAGGCCAGAACAGAACTTTATGCTGCGAGTCCCTTGGTTAATGGAAATAGTTATTATTCAGATTGGAAAACATCTGATGGACGTAATTTTATCAATCAAACAGCTGATAATACTAAATGGGGTAAAGCCGCTGCATCATTTAAAAGTGTCATAGATTTAAACAGATATGCATTAAATACAGTATTAAAAATAGACAACAGTAAGGGAACAGGTACGTTACCTCTGCCTTCAACTGTATCAAGTGCAGATTTCCCTGATGGCGCGGGTAATATAGATCCTTATAAGTCTTACAAGACATTGTTTGATGGAACTTATCAGCCATATATAATGAAAGAATATATTTACTATTGCCCTAATGGAATGGCCGGAAATGGGGATTATCGTCTTATTAATCCTGATAAACTTGGTGGAAACGCAACATTCAGTGTTACTCTTGATATGATAGATCAATATCGAATGGCTGATGGACGTGATTTCAGCCAAGCTACAGAAACAGAGAAATCAGGAGATGCTGTTGGCGCTGATAAAACATTTTCATCAGACTATTTGCTTTCTGCAGAACGTGCGCATCGCGACGACGGACGTGAGCCTCGTTTTTATGCCAGTATAGGCTTCAATGCTTGTATATGGCCAACTACATCTCATCGCGATGGTCTTTCAAGTGGTACTCGTAATTATATCTGTGACTACTATTATGGAGGAAGTGGCTCTAACCTTAATGATAACAACTGCCGTAACCGTACCGGATACACAAATAGGAAATATATTAATCAAGATGACTGTATCTTCTGGAATGGTGTACTAAAAGCAAAAACATATCCTATAATACGTTATGCTGAAGTATTATTAGGTTATGTTGAAGCTCTGAATGAAATTGAAGGTTCGTATAAAGATGAAACTAGTAATCAAATATTCACTCGTGACGTTAATCAGATTGTTAAATATTTCAATATGATTCGCTATCGTGCAGGTCAGCCGGGTATCACAGCTGCTGACGCTTCCGACAAGGACAATATGCGTAAACTTATCAAGCACGAACGCCTTATCGAATTTGCATTTGAGGGTCAGCGCTATTGGGATTTACGTAGATGGAAAGATGCATACGATGCATACAACCGTCCCATACGAGGATTAGATGTTAGTGCACGTGAATCTCAACGCACTCAATTCTATACAGAACGTATTTGGAATACAGAAAAATGTATGAAACGCGAATTTACTAACAAAATGTATTTTTGGCCTTTGGATCGTAATGTGCTAAGTAAGAATGGAAAACTTAAGCAAAATCCAGGATGGTGA
- a CDS encoding BT_3044 domain-containing protein — MKKINYILIIISAFVLYGCDQTIPMEKDLYPQSVYLVGAKNKIIDRPLNIGYANDTVYASVAISGSRPINDDVTVGIEESPECVTEYNKKELGSNDILYKYLEKGTYSFPQKDVVVKKGDVYATYPILINPASLHVDSLYMLAFKLDSTTMYQLAKEDTVVLVRLNTMNKYSGLYYMDGVIKPADNPNDSIIYKSPRNLQAVYDGKTVRMYHQKNEWSKGATDYRPGFCFTITINDDNSCTLKSWDKFKLISGGGKYYPDMKVYDLWYTFEEDGVIKKTRGFLYKERSNDDETRKINDWMDENRKYDY, encoded by the coding sequence ATGAAAAAAATTAATTATATATTGATAATTATATCAGCCTTTGTGCTGTATGGATGCGATCAAACTATTCCAATGGAAAAAGATTTGTATCCTCAAAGTGTCTATTTAGTAGGAGCAAAGAACAAAATTATAGACCGTCCACTTAATATTGGTTATGCCAATGATACGGTTTATGCTTCTGTTGCTATAAGTGGTTCGAGACCTATTAATGATGATGTAACTGTTGGTATTGAAGAATCTCCTGAATGTGTAACAGAGTATAATAAGAAAGAATTAGGTTCTAATGATATTCTATACAAATATCTCGAAAAAGGCACATACAGTTTTCCTCAAAAAGACGTAGTTGTAAAGAAAGGTGACGTATACGCTACATATCCTATACTTATAAACCCTGCGTCACTTCATGTTGATTCGCTATATATGCTGGCATTCAAATTGGACTCAACTACAATGTATCAATTAGCTAAAGAGGACACTGTAGTTCTAGTGCGTTTAAATACAATGAATAAGTATTCTGGATTATATTATATGGACGGAGTTATCAAACCGGCTGATAATCCAAATGATTCCATTATATATAAATCTCCTCGAAATCTTCAGGCTGTATACGATGGAAAAACAGTGAGAATGTATCATCAGAAAAATGAATGGTCAAAGGGCGCTACTGATTATCGTCCGGGATTTTGTTTTACTATTACGATCAATGATGACAACAGTTGTACATTAAAATCGTGGGATAAATTTAAACTTATAAGTGGCGGTGGAAAATATTATCCCGATATGAAAGTTTACGATTTATGGTACACTTTTGAAGAAGATGGGGTTATAAAGAAAACAAGGGGCTTCTTGTACAAGGAACGTTCTAATGATGACGAGACACGTAAAATTAATGATTGGATGGACGAAAACAGGAAATACGATTATTGA
- the sppA gene encoding signal peptide peptidase SppA, producing the protein MKDFFKYTLATITGIVALVVITGIFALISIVGMISTGESSQKVKDNSVFVLKLSGDMEERSQDNFLSELSDDTNTIGLDDVLKAIDNAKKNNKIKGIYIEAGTFSPDSYASLQAMRNALNDFKKSGKWIIAYGDVYTQGAYYVCSVANKVYLNPVGLIDWHGLAAEPYYIKDMLAKLGVKVQLFKVGTYKSMPETYTANKMSDANREQVSAYIRGIWNTVCNDVSKSRGIRNDKLNSFADNYITLADAKEYVSNKMVDGLLYNEQVKDKIKKLLNTNSKDAINQLSLNQMTNIKSDNNDGGKIAVYYAYGNVVSSDITEGGSPCISSEKVDADLEKLKNDDDIKAVVIRVNSGGGSSFASEQIWHAVEMLKAKKPVVISMGGMAASGAYYLSCGANWIVAEPTTLTGSIGIFGMIPDISGLLTQKLGVRFDVEKTNRGSDFGSIGRPFNVDESKAFQASIDRGYILFRSRVANGRNMKVTDVEKIAQGHVWLGETAIKLHLVDQLGGIDAAIAKAAKLAKIDKSGYYTESYPEKVSWIDQILNSSLKKGSNYLDENLKSTLGEYYEPLMLVKKLNKTDRVQARIPFAVNIK; encoded by the coding sequence ATGAAAGATTTTTTCAAGTATACACTTGCCACCATAACCGGCATAGTAGCATTAGTAGTAATAACAGGAATTTTTGCACTGATTAGCATCGTAGGTATGATTTCAACCGGTGAGTCTTCCCAAAAAGTAAAAGACAATTCGGTATTTGTATTGAAATTATCGGGTGATATGGAAGAAAGATCTCAGGATAATTTTTTATCTGAATTATCTGATGACACTAATACTATCGGACTTGATGATGTTCTTAAAGCTATAGACAATGCAAAAAAGAACAATAAAATAAAGGGTATTTATATAGAAGCCGGTACTTTCTCACCTGACTCATATGCATCACTTCAGGCTATGAGAAATGCTCTTAATGATTTCAAGAAAAGTGGAAAATGGATTATTGCTTATGGAGACGTATATACTCAAGGTGCATATTACGTATGTTCTGTAGCTAACAAGGTATACCTTAACCCTGTAGGACTTATTGATTGGCATGGTCTTGCAGCAGAACCATATTATATAAAAGACATGCTAGCCAAATTGGGCGTAAAAGTTCAACTTTTCAAGGTTGGTACTTACAAGAGTATGCCTGAAACATATACTGCTAACAAGATGAGCGACGCTAACCGCGAACAAGTATCTGCATACATCAGAGGCATTTGGAATACGGTATGCAATGATGTATCAAAAAGCAGAGGCATCAGAAATGATAAATTGAACAGTTTTGCAGACAATTATATAACACTTGCCGACGCTAAAGAATACGTCAGTAATAAGATGGTTGATGGTCTTTTATACAATGAACAGGTAAAAGACAAAATAAAGAAATTGCTTAATACAAATAGTAAAGATGCTATTAACCAGTTGTCTCTAAACCAAATGACAAACATCAAATCTGACAATAACGATGGTGGCAAAATTGCTGTTTATTATGCATATGGTAACGTTGTAAGTTCTGACATTACAGAAGGAGGTTCTCCTTGTATTAGTTCTGAAAAAGTAGATGCTGACCTTGAGAAACTTAAAAATGACGATGATATAAAAGCCGTTGTTATACGTGTAAACTCTGGTGGTGGAAGTTCTTTTGCATCCGAACAGATATGGCACGCAGTAGAAATGCTGAAAGCAAAGAAACCTGTAGTGATATCAATGGGAGGCATGGCTGCATCTGGAGCATACTATCTAAGTTGCGGTGCCAACTGGATTGTTGCTGAACCAACAACACTAACCGGAAGCATAGGCATTTTCGGTATGATCCCTGATATAAGCGGTCTACTTACTCAAAAGTTAGGCGTCAGATTTGACGTTGAAAAGACCAATCGCGGAAGTGATTTCGGTTCTATAGGTCGCCCGTTTAATGTAGATGAGTCAAAGGCATTCCAGGCTAGTATAGACCGAGGATACATACTATTCCGTTCACGCGTAGCAAATGGTCGAAATATGAAAGTTACAGATGTTGAGAAAATAGCACAAGGACATGTATGGTTGGGCGAGACAGCGATTAAATTACACCTTGTCGACCAACTTGGCGGCATTGACGCAGCAATAGCAAAAGCAGCGAAACTGGCTAAAATAGATAAGAGCGGATATTATACAGAAAGTTATCCGGAAAAAGTAAGTTGGATAGACCAAATACTTAATTCATCACTAAAAAAAGGTAGTAACTATCTTGATGAAAACCTTAAGAGTACATTGGGCGAATATTATGAACCACTTATGCTAGTTAAAAAATTAAATAAGACAGACAGGGTTCAGGCTAGAATTCCTTTTGCTGTAAATATAAAATAA
- the lpxK gene encoding tetraacyldisaccharide 4'-kinase: protein MDEFIKIRESLLPISWLYGIGVSIRNFLFNIGILKSRSFDIPIISVGNITVGGTGKTPHVEYLIRLLKDNFNIAVLSRGYKRKSKEFILADDDTEMSIIGDEPYQMKQKFPNITVAVDKDRCHGIEQICGNNSTKNTDVILLDDAYQHRYVKAGINILLVDYHRMLSSDKLLPAGRLRESEDGKSRADMVIITKCPSDLKPMEFRVITKAMDLYPYQQLFFTTLIYKDLMPIYEGESKSIESISEDNILLLTGIASPQQILEDMKPYMKNINQMTYQDHHQFTDKDVEDLNNRYSALPSPKIIITTEKDATRIKGLEGLSEEVKRNIYTLPIEVKFMLEQKDTFNENIIGYVRKNSRNSILAKRKDENESRNSNNSGNRTRTISFRNN from the coding sequence ATGGATGAATTCATTAAAATAAGAGAAAGTCTGTTACCTATAAGTTGGCTATATGGTATTGGAGTAAGTATACGTAATTTCCTCTTTAATATAGGAATATTGAAGAGCAGAAGTTTCGATATACCAATCATATCAGTAGGAAACATTACAGTTGGCGGTACAGGCAAGACTCCACATGTAGAATATCTTATACGCCTTCTCAAAGACAACTTCAACATAGCAGTGCTAAGCAGAGGTTACAAGCGTAAGAGTAAAGAATTTATTCTGGCAGATGATGACACAGAAATGAGTATAATTGGAGACGAACCATACCAGATGAAGCAAAAGTTTCCTAACATAACTGTAGCTGTAGACAAGGACAGATGTCATGGCATAGAACAGATATGCGGTAATAATAGCACTAAAAACACAGATGTGATATTACTGGATGATGCATACCAGCACAGATATGTAAAAGCAGGCATAAATATTCTGTTGGTTGATTATCATAGGATGCTTAGTTCAGACAAACTGTTACCGGCGGGCAGATTAAGAGAATCTGAAGACGGTAAATCACGTGCAGATATGGTTATAATAACAAAATGTCCATCCGATCTGAAGCCAATGGAATTCAGAGTAATAACAAAAGCGATGGATCTTTATCCATATCAGCAGCTATTCTTTACGACATTGATATACAAAGATTTAATGCCTATTTACGAAGGTGAAAGCAAATCTATCGAAAGTATATCTGAAGACAATATATTACTATTAACAGGCATAGCGTCTCCACAACAGATTTTGGAAGACATGAAGCCTTATATGAAGAATATAAATCAGATGACATACCAAGATCACCATCAGTTTACTGATAAAGATGTGGAAGATCTCAACAACAGGTATTCCGCTTTGCCATCACCAAAGATAATAATAACTACAGAAAAAGACGCCACACGCATAAAAGGCCTTGAAGGTCTTAGTGAAGAGGTGAAGCGCAACATATACACACTGCCTATTGAGGTAAAGTTTATGTTAGAACAAAAAGACACGTTTAACGAAAACATTATAGGTTATGTACGAAAAAATTCAAGAAACAGCATCCTGGCTAAAAGAAAGGATGAAAACGAGTCCAGAAACAGCAATAATTCTGGGAACAGGACTAGGACAATTAGCTTCAGAAATAACTGA
- a CDS encoding purine-nucleoside phosphorylase — MYEKIQETASWLKERMKTSPETAIILGTGLGQLASEITDTYEFAYQDIPNFPVSTVEGHAGKLIFGKLGGKDIMAMEGRFHYYEGYDMKEVTFPIRVMYELNIKTLFVSNASGGMNPEFKIGDLMIITDHINFFPEHPLRGKNFPTGPRFPDMHETYDKALISEADQIAKEKGIRVVHGIYIGVQGPTFETPAEYKMYHRLGADAVGMSTVPEVIVAHHCGIKTFGISIITDLGIEDSPVEVSHEEVQVAANNAQPLMTEIMREMIKRA; from the coding sequence ATGTACGAAAAAATTCAAGAAACAGCATCCTGGCTAAAAGAAAGGATGAAAACGAGTCCAGAAACAGCAATAATTCTGGGAACAGGACTAGGACAATTAGCTTCAGAAATAACTGATACTTACGAGTTCGCATATCAAGATATACCAAATTTCCCGGTATCTACAGTAGAAGGTCATGCTGGAAAACTGATTTTCGGTAAACTTGGAGGTAAGGATATTATGGCTATGGAAGGTCGTTTCCACTACTACGAAGGATACGACATGAAAGAAGTTACATTCCCAATACGTGTGATGTATGAGCTTAACATAAAAACGCTCTTTGTATCAAACGCATCAGGAGGAATGAACCCAGAGTTCAAGATCGGTGACCTAATGATCATTACAGACCACATAAATTTCTTCCCAGAGCATCCTCTGCGCGGAAAAAATTTCCCAACAGGTCCACGTTTCCCGGATATGCATGAGACATACGATAAGGCTCTCATTTCAGAAGCAGACCAGATCGCTAAAGAAAAGGGAATACGTGTAGTACACGGAATATACATTGGTGTACAAGGTCCTACATTTGAAACACCGGCAGAATATAAGATGTACCACCGACTTGGCGCTGATGCTGTAGGCATGAGTACTGTGCCTGAAGTAATAGTTGCCCATCATTGCGGAATAAAGACTTTCGGAATAAGCATCATCACCGACTTAGGAATAGAAGACAGTCCGGTAGAAGTAAGTCACGAGGAGGTTCAGGTTGCAGCAAACAATGCACAGCCACTTATGACAGAAATAATGAGAGAAATGATTAAAAGAGCATAG
- the thiL gene encoding thiamine-phosphate kinase — translation MTAISKLGEFGLIHELTKDIKLKNESSIYGVGDDCAVMHYPDKEVLVTSDLLMEGVHFDMTYIDMQHLGYKSAMVNISDIFAMNGKPLQMVVSIALSKRFTIEDIKMFYDGLKMACEKWNVDIVGGDTTSSYTGMAISITCIGECAKEDIVYRNGAKDTDLICVSGDLGAAYMGLQLLEREKSVYYQQVDEAKKKDDKKALQELSHFEPDFAGKEYLLQRQLKPEARGDILEKLREAGVRPTSMMDISDGLSSELFHICKQSVCGCRIFENKIPIDYQTAVMAEEMNMNVTTCALNGGEDYELLFTVPIGDHDAIKEMEGVKIIGHITEDKFGMNLVTRDENEFELKAQGWNPLKD, via the coding sequence ATGACAGCAATATCAAAACTTGGTGAGTTCGGACTTATTCACGAACTTACCAAAGATATAAAATTAAAGAACGAATCAAGCATATATGGTGTTGGTGATGACTGCGCCGTAATGCACTATCCCGATAAAGAGGTCCTTGTTACAAGCGACCTCTTAATGGAAGGAGTCCATTTTGATATGACATATATAGACATGCAACATTTAGGTTACAAGTCTGCTATGGTTAATATCAGCGATATATTTGCTATGAATGGGAAACCTCTCCAAATGGTTGTAAGCATTGCACTAAGTAAACGCTTCACTATTGAAGACATAAAAATGTTTTATGATGGACTGAAGATGGCTTGTGAAAAATGGAATGTAGACATCGTTGGAGGAGACACGACATCATCATATACAGGAATGGCTATAAGCATAACTTGTATAGGTGAATGCGCGAAAGAGGATATTGTATACAGGAATGGAGCCAAAGACACCGACCTAATATGTGTTAGCGGAGACTTAGGAGCTGCATACATGGGATTGCAACTACTCGAAAGAGAAAAAAGTGTATATTACCAGCAAGTGGACGAGGCTAAAAAGAAAGACGACAAAAAAGCATTGCAGGAGTTGTCGCATTTCGAACCTGACTTTGCAGGGAAAGAATATCTTTTACAACGCCAACTTAAGCCAGAGGCACGTGGCGATATATTAGAAAAACTTAGAGAAGCTGGTGTACGTCCAACATCTATGATGGATATTAGTGATGGATTAAGCAGCGAACTGTTTCATATATGCAAACAAAGTGTGTGTGGCTGCCGAATATTTGAGAATAAAATTCCTATAGACTATCAGACTGCTGTTATGGCCGAAGAGATGAACATGAATGTTACTACATGCGCACTCAATGGTGGAGAAGATTATGAACTCTTATTTACTGTTCCTATTGGAGACCACGATGCAATAAAGGAGATGGAAGGTGTTAAGATCATTGGCCACATAACTGAAGACAAATTCGGTATGAATCTTGTAACAAGAGATGAAAATGAGTTTGAACTTAAAGCCCAAGGGTGGAATCCTCTCAAAGATTAA